The Nitrosomonas cryotolerans ATCC 49181 genome includes a window with the following:
- a CDS encoding DedA family protein, translating into MSEIINWIVDTVSSLGYFGIFILMFVESSFIPFPSEVIMIPAGYLAFKGKMDLSAVILCGILGSLLGALLNYYLAAKLGRPLLLRYGKYIFFHEEHLKKMETFFVRHGHISTFTGRLLPMVRQYISIPAGLARMKLSVFSLYTGLGAGIWVMILTLLGYFIGENEMLIKEYLRDIILGLFIFCLVCLAFYWYRQQRRGH; encoded by the coding sequence TTGTCTGAAATAATAAATTGGATTGTTGATACCGTAAGCAGTCTCGGTTACTTTGGAATCTTTATCCTAATGTTTGTGGAATCCAGCTTTATTCCTTTCCCAAGCGAAGTTATTATGATTCCAGCAGGCTACCTTGCATTTAAAGGTAAAATGGATCTGTCAGCAGTCATCCTATGCGGTATTCTAGGCAGTTTATTAGGTGCATTGCTTAACTATTATTTAGCTGCAAAACTAGGTCGCCCTTTATTGCTACGTTATGGGAAATATATCTTCTTCCATGAAGAGCATCTAAAAAAAATGGAAACTTTTTTTGTACGTCATGGCCATATTTCCACTTTCACAGGTAGATTGCTACCAATGGTGCGTCAATACATCTCAATTCCTGCCGGTTTGGCGCGCATGAAGCTATCGGTATTCAGTCTTTATACTGGTTTAGGCGCTGGAATATGGGTTATGATTCTGACACTGCTAGGCTACTTCATCGGTGAAAATGAAATGCTGATCAAGGAATATCTGCGAGATATTATTCTCGGCCTTTTTATTTTCTGCTTAGTATGCTTGGCCTTTTATTGGTATCGACAGCAACGTCGCGGCCATTAA
- the yajC gene encoding preprotein translocase subunit YajC yields the protein MLISEAFAQAAAPAQAEGSLLSLLPLFGILILFYFLLIRPQSKRAKEHKQMTEALQRGDEIITSGGALGRVNNVSESYIIMEIAPNVEVTVLKSAVQTLLPKGTLKSIEPSKGGKTQKNNKLSKTNESPEIDKPQETKNIAEASDDDTSKNSEKTN from the coding sequence ATGCTGATTAGTGAAGCCTTCGCTCAAGCTGCCGCGCCTGCTCAGGCGGAGGGAAGCTTATTAAGTCTATTGCCGTTATTTGGAATACTAATCCTCTTTTATTTCCTGCTCATTCGTCCACAATCCAAACGTGCAAAAGAGCATAAACAAATGACGGAAGCACTACAAAGGGGTGATGAAATCATAACCAGCGGCGGAGCACTGGGACGAGTTAATAATGTCAGTGAAAGCTACATAATCATGGAGATAGCACCCAATGTGGAAGTAACCGTGCTCAAATCAGCTGTTCAAACTTTATTACCCAAAGGTACACTAAAAAGTATCGAACCATCCAAAGGTGGAAAGACACAAAAAAATAACAAATTATCAAAAACCAATGAATCACCAGAAATTGATAAACCTCAGGAGACCAAGAACATAGCTGAGGCCAGTGATGACGATACTTCAAAAAACAGCGAAAAAACTAATTAA
- the secF gene encoding protein translocase subunit SecF has translation MEFFRFSRDIPFMSWGKYTTFISLLSFILAIFFLTTKGLNLGVDFTGGTVLEVSYSQPADLDKVRNMLADLEMSDASVQNFGTSRDVLIRLPIKAELSSAQLSETVMSVLRQEDKTVEIRRVEFVGPQVGKELLESGALALLFVSIGIVIYLAIRFEWKFGIAGIIANLHDVVIILGFFAFFQWEFSLTVLAAILAILGYSVNESVVVFDRIRENFRKLRKASVPQIINNAITRTMSRTIITHGSTQMVVIAMLLFGGEALHYFAMALTIGILFGIYSSILVASPIIMLLGVKREDLVKLDKKPQEEAVL, from the coding sequence ATGGAATTTTTTAGATTTAGCCGTGACATTCCCTTCATGAGTTGGGGAAAATATACTACTTTCATTTCGTTACTATCATTTATTCTTGCCATTTTTTTTCTAACTACTAAGGGATTGAATCTTGGCGTTGATTTCACTGGTGGAACCGTTTTAGAAGTCAGTTATAGCCAGCCAGCCGATCTTGATAAAGTGAGAAACATGCTGGCTGACCTAGAAATGTCGGATGCGAGCGTTCAAAATTTTGGTACTTCGCGTGATGTATTGATACGGTTACCCATCAAAGCTGAATTATCGAGTGCTCAATTGTCTGAAACCGTTATGAGCGTACTACGGCAAGAGGATAAAACCGTAGAAATACGCAGAGTTGAGTTTGTCGGACCACAAGTTGGAAAAGAATTGCTTGAAAGCGGCGCGCTGGCGCTATTATTTGTATCCATCGGTATTGTGATTTATTTGGCAATACGCTTTGAATGGAAATTTGGGATTGCGGGCATCATTGCTAATCTACATGATGTCGTAATAATCCTTGGTTTCTTCGCATTCTTTCAATGGGAATTCTCATTAACCGTGCTGGCGGCGATTCTAGCGATACTAGGTTACTCTGTTAATGAGTCAGTTGTTGTCTTCGATCGCATACGTGAAAATTTCCGCAAGTTGCGTAAAGCATCTGTGCCACAAATTATTAACAACGCCATTACACGCACTATGTCACGTACCATCATTACTCATGGGAGTACTCAAATGGTTGTAATCGCAATGTTATTATTTGGCGGTGAAGCACTACATTATTTTGCAATGGCGCTAACAATTGGTATTTTATTTGGCATTTATTCTTCTATTCTAGTAGCCAGTCCTATTATCATGCTTCTAGGCGTCAAGCGTGAAGACCTTGTCAAATTAGATAAAAAACCGCAAGAAGAAGCTGTGTTATAA
- a CDS encoding methane monooxygenase/ammonia monooxygenase subunit A, whose protein sequence is MSRTDEILKAAKMPPEAIKMSRMIDAVYFPILCILLVGTYHMHFMLLAGDWDFWLDWKDRQYWPVVTPIVGIMYCAAIMYYLWVNYRLPFGATLCIVCLLVGEWLTRYWGFYWWSHYPMNFVLPSTMIPGALMLDTVMLLTRSWLVTALVGGGFFGLFFYPGNWPIFGPTHLPVVVEGVLLSLADYTGFLYVRTGTPEYVRLIEQGSLRTFGGHTTVIAAFFAAFVSMLMFCVWWYFGKLYCTAFYYVKGARGKVSMKHDVTAFGEEGFAEGIK, encoded by the coding sequence GTGAGCAGAACAGACGAAATTTTAAAGGCAGCAAAAATGCCGCCTGAGGCGATCAAGATGTCGAGAATGATCGATGCAGTATATTTTCCAATTTTATGTATCCTTCTGGTCGGGACCTATCACATGCACTTCATGCTATTAGCTGGAGACTGGGATTTCTGGCTTGACTGGAAGGATCGCCAATACTGGCCTGTGGTTACCCCGATTGTCGGAATTATGTATTGTGCGGCAATTATGTACTATCTGTGGGTTAACTATCGTCTGCCGTTTGGCGCGACACTCTGTATCGTCTGTCTGCTAGTAGGTGAGTGGCTGACACGTTACTGGGGTTTCTACTGGTGGTCACATTACCCCATGAACTTTGTACTGCCATCTACCATGATTCCTGGCGCACTGATGCTGGATACAGTCATGTTGCTGACACGCAGCTGGTTGGTTACTGCATTGGTTGGTGGTGGTTTCTTTGGGTTGTTTTTCTACCCAGGTAACTGGCCTATTTTTGGACCAACACACTTGCCTGTAGTGGTTGAAGGTGTATTGCTCTCATTGGCGGACTATACTGGTTTCCTTTATGTTCGTACTGGTACACCTGAATATGTACGATTGATTGAACAAGGCTCGTTACGTACCTTTGGTGGACATACGACCGTGATTGCCGCATTCTTTGCAGCCTTTGTTTCCATGCTGATGTTCTGTGTATGGTGGTACTTTGGCAAACTTTACTGTACAGCGTTTTACTATGTTAAAGGTGCAAGAGGCAAGGTGTCCATGAAGCACGATGTCACTGCATTTGGTGAAGAAGGTTTCGCAGAGGGGATTAAATAA
- the secD gene encoding protein translocase subunit SecD, with product MNRYPLWKYLIIAVSLLLGLLYTLPNFYGESPAVQISPLRITLSADTKLLDRVENALKKANLSTDGIFFDTETIKVRFVDTDIQLKAKDILQAELGDQYIVALNLLPNSPQWLTNIGALPMYLGLDLRGGVHFMLQVDMDGALDKSLDRYSTDIRSSLRELKIPYTGLEKQKTDLTLKFRDIESRLTAETELRNIYPDLNLRKEDTDKRFHLVASIKPEAQAHMQESTVQQNIITLRNRINELGVAEPIIQKAGADRVIVQLPGVQDTAKAKDILGRTATLEIRMVDDERDIDSALRGQIPFGTELYEERGGGPLLVRKQVLLTGDQITDAQPGFDKDNQPAVHISLDNNGSRIFKQLTRENVGRRMAILLIEKNQTEVVTAPVIREEIGGGRVQISGRMTSMEAKDVALLLRAGALAAPMDIIEERTVGPSLGADNIARGFNSTLYGFLAVAIFMVIYYLAFGAISVVALSVNLLLLIGLLSIMQATLTLPGMAAIALTVGMAIDANVLINERIRDELRNGIPSQLAINAGYERAIGTILDSNITTLIAGVALFAFGSGPVKGFAVVLCLGILTSVFSAVMVSRSMVNLIYGSRRRLERVPIGQIWIPKKVNNDFIKTQQIRRK from the coding sequence ATGAACCGCTACCCACTCTGGAAATATCTGATTATTGCGGTTTCACTTTTGCTCGGACTGCTTTATACCCTGCCAAATTTTTATGGAGAATCCCCAGCAGTACAAATTTCTCCATTACGTATTACCCTAAGTGCTGATACAAAATTACTGGACCGAGTTGAAAACGCATTAAAGAAAGCTAATCTCTCTACCGATGGGATTTTCTTTGATACAGAAACTATCAAGGTACGCTTTGTTGATACCGACATACAACTTAAAGCTAAAGATATCCTACAAGCAGAGCTCGGGGATCAATATATTGTTGCATTAAACCTGTTACCCAATTCTCCTCAATGGTTAACAAATATCGGTGCTTTGCCAATGTATCTGGGACTTGATTTGCGAGGCGGCGTACATTTTATGCTACAAGTTGATATGGATGGGGCGCTTGACAAATCGCTCGATCGCTATAGTACTGATATACGTAGCAGCTTACGTGAGCTAAAAATTCCATATACTGGACTTGAGAAGCAGAAAACAGATCTCACACTCAAATTCCGTGATATCGAATCACGCTTAACCGCAGAAACTGAACTCAGAAATATTTATCCTGATTTAAACCTGCGTAAGGAAGATACTGATAAAAGATTCCACCTCGTGGCCAGTATCAAGCCAGAGGCGCAGGCGCATATGCAGGAATCAACTGTACAACAAAATATTATTACCTTGCGTAATCGCATCAACGAGTTAGGTGTAGCAGAGCCCATCATCCAGAAAGCGGGCGCGGATCGCGTAATCGTGCAATTACCAGGTGTACAGGATACCGCGAAAGCGAAAGATATTTTGGGACGGACAGCTACCCTCGAAATACGCATGGTCGATGATGAACGTGACATCGACTCTGCGCTACGCGGCCAAATTCCATTCGGCACCGAACTCTATGAAGAACGGGGCGGTGGTCCATTATTGGTAAGAAAGCAGGTTTTATTAACTGGCGATCAAATCACGGATGCTCAACCTGGTTTCGACAAAGATAATCAGCCTGCCGTGCATATCAGTCTGGATAATAATGGGTCACGTATCTTCAAACAGTTAACACGAGAGAATGTGGGCAGAAGAATGGCCATTCTCTTGATCGAAAAAAATCAGACGGAAGTCGTTACCGCACCAGTAATTCGCGAAGAAATAGGTGGCGGACGCGTACAAATAAGTGGACGTATGACAAGCATGGAAGCCAAGGACGTCGCATTGCTATTGCGTGCTGGCGCATTAGCTGCACCCATGGACATTATCGAGGAACGTACCGTCGGACCCAGCTTGGGTGCCGATAATATTGCCAGGGGCTTTAACTCAACACTGTATGGATTTCTTGCTGTAGCCATCTTTATGGTAATTTACTATTTAGCATTCGGCGCTATTTCAGTCGTTGCGCTCAGTGTAAATTTACTATTGTTAATTGGCTTACTTTCAATTATGCAGGCCACACTCACACTCCCTGGTATGGCAGCCATTGCATTGACTGTCGGCATGGCAATTGATGCAAACGTTCTCATCAATGAACGTATTCGAGACGAACTACGTAATGGTATTCCATCTCAATTGGCTATTAATGCTGGATATGAACGTGCAATTGGAACTATTCTGGACTCCAATATTACAACTTTAATCGCAGGTGTCGCATTGTTTGCGTTTGGTTCAGGCCCAGTTAAAGGTTTTGCCGTAGTACTTTGTCTTGGCATCTTGACCTCGGTATTCAGCGCTGTCATGGTTTCACGTAGCATGGTTAATCTGATATATGGCAGCCGACGCAGGCTCGAGCGCGTTCCAATCGGTCAAATCTGGATACCCAAAAAAGTAAACAATGATTTCATAAAAACGCAACAGATAAGACGAAAATAA
- a CDS encoding methane monooxygenase/ammonia monooxygenase subunit B has product MSIKNIFKLGIIGLYGVAYGVATLALTVVLDVSPVAAHGERSQEPFLRMRTIQWYDLKWGPQTTKVNDIATMTGKFHLAEDWPRAVGKPERAFFNVGSPSPVFVRLSTKLNGEPTFIAGPLVIGRDYEFEVKLKARIPGRHHMHAMVNVKDAGPIAGPASWMNITGSWDDFTNPIKTLTGKTIDTETFNHGNGVFWHALWMGLGVFWIGYFVARPMFLPRSRVLLAYGDELLLDPMDRKVGLAVAILTCAIVWGGYRYTETVHPYTVPIQAGESKVAPLPIAPNPVAIKVTHANYDVPGRALRVTMSITNNGDTGINIGEFTTAGVRFVNALGQEHLDPAYPRELVATGLSMDDDTAIEPGETREVKMEAKDALWEVQRLMALLGDPESRFGGLLMTWDEEGNRYINSIAGAVIPVFTKL; this is encoded by the coding sequence ATGAGTATAAAAAACATATTTAAGTTGGGCATCATTGGTCTCTATGGAGTGGCGTATGGTGTAGCAACACTGGCATTAACAGTAGTATTAGATGTTTCACCCGTAGCGGCACACGGCGAACGTTCGCAAGAACCTTTCTTACGGATGCGTACCATACAATGGTATGACCTGAAGTGGGGTCCTCAGACGACTAAAGTGAATGATATCGCTACGATGACAGGTAAATTTCACTTGGCGGAAGATTGGCCACGTGCAGTTGGCAAGCCTGAACGTGCGTTCTTCAACGTAGGTAGCCCTAGCCCTGTGTTTGTACGTTTGAGCACTAAGCTGAATGGTGAACCTACCTTCATCGCTGGACCACTTGTCATTGGCCGTGACTATGAATTTGAAGTCAAGCTGAAAGCGAGAATTCCGGGACGTCACCATATGCACGCTATGGTGAACGTGAAAGACGCTGGTCCGATTGCGGGTCCTGCATCTTGGATGAACATCACCGGAAGCTGGGATGACTTTACCAACCCAATTAAAACACTGACAGGCAAGACCATTGACACAGAAACATTCAATCATGGCAATGGTGTATTCTGGCATGCATTGTGGATGGGTCTGGGTGTTTTCTGGATTGGTTACTTTGTAGCACGTCCGATGTTCCTGCCACGTAGCCGTGTATTGCTGGCTTATGGGGATGAGTTGTTGCTGGATCCGATGGACAGGAAAGTCGGTTTGGCAGTAGCAATACTGACTTGTGCAATCGTCTGGGGCGGTTATCGTTATACAGAAACCGTACATCCTTATACCGTACCGATTCAAGCGGGTGAGTCTAAAGTAGCACCGTTGCCAATCGCACCTAATCCGGTAGCGATTAAAGTGACCCACGCTAACTATGACGTGCCTGGTCGTGCATTGCGTGTGACCATGAGCATCACCAATAACGGAGATACCGGTATTAACATCGGTGAATTCACCACAGCAGGTGTTCGCTTTGTTAATGCGCTGGGTCAAGAACATTTGGATCCAGCTTATCCGAGAGAATTGGTAGCGACTGGTTTATCGATGGATGATGATACAGCGATTGAACCAGGCGAAACCCGTGAGGTTAAAATGGAAGCTAAAGATGCATTATGGGAAGTTCAGCGTCTGATGGCTCTGTTGGGCGATCCGGAAAGTCGTTTTGGTGGTTTGTTGATGACTTGGGACGAAGAAGGTAATCGTTACATTAATAGTATTGCTGGCGCAGTTATACCGGTATTCACTAAGCTTTAA
- the tgt gene encoding tRNA guanosine(34) transglycosylase Tgt — protein sequence MRFQLHCTDHAARRGTLTLAHGEVETPAFMPVGTYGAVKTMPPAALQEVHAQIVLGNTFHLWLRPGLEVIEAHGGLHDFMGWNKPILTDSGGFQVFSLGALRNITEEGVKFKSPVNGDSCFLTPEESMRIQRTLNSDIVMIFDECTPYPANEATASTSMELSLRWAERSKRAHENNPNALFGIVQGGMFENLRDQSFAALYDIGFDGYAIGGLSVGEPKADMQRILKHIAPQLPIETPRYLMGVGTPADIVNAVAQGIDMFDCVIPTRNARNGWLYTRQGVIKLRNSQYRLDTAPPDEHCHCYTCRHFSRAYLHHLQRINEILGAHLNTLHNLFYYQQLMSEIRTAIEVGQFEEYAREFQA from the coding sequence ATGAGATTCCAACTACACTGTACCGATCACGCTGCCCGGCGTGGCACGTTAACACTGGCACATGGCGAAGTAGAGACACCTGCTTTCATGCCCGTAGGCACTTATGGTGCGGTTAAGACGATGCCACCCGCCGCTTTACAGGAAGTTCATGCCCAAATAGTGCTAGGTAATACCTTTCATTTATGGTTGCGACCCGGTCTGGAAGTAATCGAAGCACACGGTGGATTGCATGATTTCATGGGATGGAATAAACCGATATTGACTGATTCCGGTGGCTTCCAGGTATTCAGCCTGGGAGCATTGCGTAACATCACTGAAGAAGGTGTTAAATTCAAATCTCCGGTAAATGGAGACAGCTGTTTCCTGACACCTGAGGAATCGATGCGAATTCAACGCACACTCAATTCTGATATTGTAATGATATTTGACGAATGTACACCCTACCCTGCTAATGAAGCAACAGCAAGCACATCCATGGAATTAAGTCTACGCTGGGCAGAACGATCTAAACGCGCCCATGAAAATAATCCTAATGCTTTATTCGGTATTGTTCAGGGAGGCATGTTCGAGAATTTGCGCGATCAGTCGTTTGCTGCATTATACGATATCGGTTTTGATGGCTATGCGATTGGCGGTTTATCAGTAGGAGAACCCAAAGCTGATATGCAGCGCATACTTAAACATATTGCACCACAACTACCTATAGAAACCCCCCGTTATCTAATGGGCGTGGGTACACCGGCAGATATTGTTAATGCTGTGGCACAGGGTATTGATATGTTTGACTGTGTAATACCTACACGCAATGCGCGTAATGGCTGGTTATATACACGCCAAGGTGTTATCAAACTGCGTAACAGTCAATATCGATTAGATACTGCACCACCAGACGAACATTGTCATTGCTATACCTGCCGCCATTTCAGCCGTGCTTATTTGCATCATTTACAGCGTATCAACGAAATACTGGGCGCACATCTCAATACTTTACATAATTTATTTTATTATCAGCAACTGATGAGCGAAATTCGGACGGCAATTGAAGTTGGACAATTTGAAGAATACGCACGAGAATTTCAAGCATAA